From Asticcacaulis sp. EMRT-3, one genomic window encodes:
- a CDS encoding rhamnogalacturonan acetylesterase, with protein MFRSLLLLSASALLIATPASAQSSWHRHFVFGSAARPSQDDTAVNAPAPYGIGTGFGFEGDAPVLSASSAGGKPFFFSFDAPEGNYKVTVTLGGDQATTTTVKAELRRLMLETVATPAGGDVTKTFIVNVRTPNLVTGGQVRLKAPRESVDEARDWDSRITLEFDGDNPEIRSIDVVPADVPTIYLLGDSTVCDQMGEPWAAWGQMLPRFFKPTIAIANHAESGETVSDSNNRYRFAKILSEIKPGDVFITQFGHNDMKEKKRDPDAPAKYKAGLIAWVRAVQAKGATAVIVTSMNRHTFKDGKVYNSLEEYPQLAREAAAETGAALIDLNAQSKTLYETLGEQGSLALFEHNADGTQRDATHQSPYGAYELAKIIVQGLRDDHLAIAQQVKDNVPAFDPAHPDAEADFHVPPSAVFTAVKPFGS; from the coding sequence ATGTTTAGATCCCTTCTGTTGCTGTCCGCCTCGGCCCTGCTCATCGCCACCCCTGCCTCGGCGCAAAGCTCATGGCACCGCCATTTCGTCTTCGGCAGCGCCGCCAGGCCCTCTCAGGACGACACGGCGGTCAACGCCCCTGCCCCCTATGGCATCGGCACGGGCTTTGGTTTTGAAGGCGATGCGCCCGTCCTGTCGGCCAGCAGCGCGGGCGGTAAACCCTTCTTCTTCAGCTTTGATGCGCCCGAAGGCAATTACAAGGTCACCGTCACCCTGGGCGGCGATCAGGCCACCACCACCACGGTCAAGGCCGAACTGCGCCGCCTGATGCTGGAAACCGTCGCCACGCCCGCCGGTGGCGATGTGACGAAAACCTTCATTGTCAATGTGCGCACGCCCAATCTCGTCACCGGCGGTCAGGTGCGGCTGAAAGCGCCGCGGGAATCGGTGGATGAGGCGCGCGACTGGGACAGCCGCATCACGCTCGAATTCGACGGCGATAATCCTGAAATCCGTTCCATCGACGTGGTGCCCGCCGATGTGCCGACCATCTATCTGCTTGGCGATTCGACCGTGTGCGACCAGATGGGCGAGCCGTGGGCGGCGTGGGGGCAGATGCTGCCGCGCTTCTTCAAACCCACCATTGCCATCGCCAACCACGCCGAGTCGGGCGAGACGGTCAGCGATTCCAACAACCGCTACCGCTTCGCCAAGATCCTGTCGGAGATCAAGCCGGGCGATGTGTTCATCACCCAGTTCGGCCACAATGACATGAAGGAAAAAAAGCGCGATCCCGACGCCCCTGCCAAATATAAGGCCGGTCTGATCGCCTGGGTCAGGGCCGTGCAGGCCAAGGGCGCGACGGCGGTGATCGTCACCTCCATGAACCGACACACTTTCAAGGATGGTAAGGTTTACAACAGCTTAGAGGAATATCCTCAGCTAGCGCGTGAAGCCGCTGCGGAAACCGGCGCGGCCCTGATCGACCTCAATGCGCAAAGCAAGACGCTTTATGAGACGCTGGGCGAGCAGGGCTCGCTGGCGCTGTTCGAGCACAATGCCGACGGCACGCAGCGCGACGCCACCCACCAGAGCCCCTATGGCGCTTACGAACTGGCCAAGATCATCGTGCAGGGCTTGCGCGACGATCATCTGGCCATCGCGCAGCAAGTTAAGGACAATGTGCCCGCTTTTGATCCGGCCCATCCTGACGCCGAAGCCGATTTTCATGTGCCGCCCAGCGCGGTCTTCACCGCCGTCAAGCCGTTCGGCAGTTAA
- a CDS encoding SGNH/GDSL hydrolase family protein, with amino-acid sequence MKHLLIAAALLVATPALAQTPPPIRVILVGDSTMTNMSGYGGELCKDLTEQVTCINAARGGRSSKSYRVEGLWDKIMAQLADTKAPDGQTFAKTYVLIQFGHNDGSPKPERHTNIETEFPVNMRNYERDVKKAGAIPVLITPITQRKFIKGQLQPDLVPWANATRTVAKTDHVMLLDLNAESMKAVQAMGLTEANTLAGQPIPQNVLDTEGSGTSVPAIFTDASQGQGHVQGFDYTHMGPKGQPYFARMVASLWIKADPSIVAYIRPEAR; translated from the coding sequence ATGAAACATCTGCTGATCGCTGCCGCCCTGCTGGTCGCCACACCCGCCCTCGCCCAAACCCCGCCGCCGATCCGCGTCATTCTGGTCGGCGATTCGACCATGACCAATATGAGCGGCTATGGCGGTGAATTGTGCAAGGATCTCACCGAACAGGTCACCTGCATCAATGCCGCACGCGGCGGGCGCTCATCAAAGAGCTACCGCGTCGAGGGCCTGTGGGACAAGATCATGGCGCAACTGGCCGACACGAAGGCCCCGGATGGCCAGACCTTCGCCAAAACCTATGTGCTGATCCAGTTCGGCCATAATGACGGCTCACCCAAGCCCGAACGTCACACCAATATCGAGACGGAATTTCCGGTCAATATGCGCAATTATGAGCGCGACGTGAAAAAGGCCGGAGCGATTCCGGTGCTGATCACCCCGATCACCCAGCGCAAATTCATCAAGGGCCAGTTGCAGCCCGATCTGGTGCCCTGGGCCAATGCCACGCGCACCGTGGCCAAAACCGATCATGTCATGCTGCTCGATCTCAATGCCGAGAGCATGAAGGCGGTGCAGGCGATGGGCCTCACCGAGGCCAATACCCTGGCCGGTCAGCCGATCCCGCAAAATGTGCTCGATACCGAAGGCTCAGGCACCTCGGTGCCCGCCATCTTCACCGACGCCTCACAGGGTCAGGGCCATGTGCAGGGCTTCGACTACACCCATATGGGCCCGAAGGGTCAGCCCTATTTCGCCCGCATGGTGGCCAGTCTGTGGATCAAGGCCGATCCGTCGATCGTGGCCTATATCCGGCCGGAGGCGCGATAG
- a CDS encoding alpha/beta hydrolase codes for MVDRRTFLTLSAALSASALLPLAARAAEHGDGSDLSIQDIWPNDPPGGEKVTTPEQVILRHPGGDPNDTAYLHVRKPWLLLRKPKKPNGGAVLLMPGGGYVRVAVSKAGGDIDAWLADLGYHVFTMDYRLPGDPWAAGAEVALQDAQRAIRIVKSRSSELGFDPNRVAIMGFSAGGHVAGLLVTRWNKPVYQPIDAIDQIDAKPMTASMCYPVVTMMQPYAHQQSMHAALGPNPTEAAREAASIELHVPADAPPTFVCATTNDPVVPHQNAMLMFDALNAQKVPSELHLYEGHTHGFPLRGKDGQLLPWGPQALAFMQRHGLDPVKA; via the coding sequence ATGGTTGATCGCCGCACGTTTCTGACCTTAAGCGCCGCCTTAAGCGCGTCCGCCCTGTTGCCTCTGGCCGCGCGTGCCGCTGAACATGGCGATGGCTCCGACCTGTCGATACAGGACATCTGGCCGAACGATCCGCCGGGTGGCGAGAAGGTCACCACGCCGGAGCAGGTCATCCTGCGCCATCCGGGCGGTGATCCGAATGACACGGCCTATCTGCATGTGCGCAAACCGTGGCTTTTGCTGCGCAAGCCGAAAAAACCGAACGGCGGCGCGGTGCTGCTGATGCCGGGTGGCGGCTATGTGCGTGTGGCGGTGTCCAAGGCGGGCGGCGACATCGATGCCTGGCTGGCCGATCTCGGCTATCATGTCTTCACGATGGACTACCGCCTGCCCGGCGATCCGTGGGCGGCGGGGGCCGAAGTGGCGCTTCAGGACGCGCAGCGCGCCATCCGCATCGTCAAATCGCGCAGTTCAGAGCTGGGTTTCGATCCGAATCGCGTGGCGATTATGGGCTTTTCAGCCGGTGGCCATGTGGCGGGCCTGCTGGTGACGCGCTGGAACAAGCCCGTCTATCAGCCGATTGACGCCATCGACCAGATCGATGCCAAGCCGATGACCGCCTCGATGTGCTATCCGGTCGTCACCATGATGCAGCCCTATGCCCACCAGCAATCGATGCACGCAGCCCTTGGCCCCAACCCGACCGAAGCGGCGCGTGAGGCCGCCTCGATTGAGCTGCATGTCCCCGCCGATGCGCCGCCCACCTTTGTCTGCGCCACCACCAATGATCCGGTTGTGCCGCACCAGAACGCCATGCTGATGTTCGATGCGCTCAATGCGCAGAAGGTGCCGTCAGAGCTGCATCTCTATGAGGGCCACACCCACGGCTTCCCCTTGCGCGGCAAGGATGGTCAGCTCCTGCCCTGGGGCCCGCAGGCGCTGGCCTTCATGCAGCGCCACGGCCTCGATCCGGTCAAGGCTTAA
- a CDS encoding type II toxin-antitoxin system VapC family toxin, with protein sequence MRLLLDTHVLLWWLADAPELGEAARGLIADSDNAILVSVVSLWEITIKARLGKLEASLEEIVAVLPDQGFQRLGVEDVHLAVLSRLPHHHRDPFDHLLIAQAMAENAVIMSQDANVPLYDVICIACT encoded by the coding sequence GTGAGGCTGCTGCTCGACACCCACGTTCTGCTCTGGTGGCTCGCTGACGCGCCGGAACTTGGTGAAGCGGCGCGCGGCCTGATCGCCGATTCTGATAATGCGATCCTGGTCAGCGTCGTCTCGCTATGGGAAATTACCATCAAGGCGCGCCTGGGCAAGCTGGAGGCCAGTCTGGAGGAGATTGTCGCCGTACTGCCCGATCAAGGTTTTCAGCGCCTCGGTGTCGAAGACGTGCATCTCGCGGTTTTAAGCCGGTTACCGCACCATCACCGTGATCCGTTCGACCATTTGCTGATCGCACAGGCTATGGCAGAAAATGCCGTCATCATGTCACAGGACGCCAACGTTCCGCTTTACGATGTCATCTGCATCGCCTGTACTTAG
- a CDS encoding SGNH/GDSL hydrolase family protein, with the protein MKPTTKLKKTHVFQGLVIQGLALSLMMLGLPAAALAAQSAIWVPSWYAAPAPSGGKADTPAIADMTLRDIVHISAGGDHVRIRLSNAYGKAPLTIDAAALARRASGSAIVAGSSRRLTFGGKPAITIPVGAWVLSDPVALHVAQGSDLAVDVHVAEAEPDTVHVIQRDAVYAARGNVVGAETLTTVAAPANGLWLWLTEVEVSGSPAKSAAKSAIVAFGDSITDGYHQKPDANTAWPDVLAQRLAAAGTPMGVINAGIAGNRLLHDGQWPPFGAAGLARFDRDVLAQPNISSVIVLIGINDIGQVMQGVSDPEYESADAIEAGLTQLALRAHERGLKIYAATLTPFKNTTIKNYYTDDKEAIRVAVNNWIRTQKVFDGVTDFDKAVEDPAHPGQMLPVFDSGDHLHPGAAGEAAMAAAIPLAELR; encoded by the coding sequence ATGAAACCGACCACGAAGCTCAAAAAAACGCATGTTTTTCAAGGTCTGGTTATCCAGGGTCTGGCCCTGAGCCTCATGATGCTGGGCCTGCCCGCAGCCGCCTTAGCGGCGCAGTCTGCGATCTGGGTGCCGAGCTGGTATGCCGCCCCCGCCCCGTCGGGCGGCAAGGCCGATACGCCTGCAATTGCCGATATGACCTTACGCGACATCGTTCATATCAGCGCGGGCGGCGACCATGTGCGCATCCGCCTCAGCAATGCCTATGGCAAGGCACCGCTCACTATCGACGCCGCCGCCCTTGCACGGCGGGCTTCCGGCAGCGCGATTGTGGCGGGCAGTTCGCGCCGCCTGACCTTTGGCGGCAAGCCTGCCATCACCATTCCCGTCGGGGCCTGGGTGCTGTCCGATCCGGTGGCGCTTCATGTGGCGCAAGGCAGCGATCTGGCGGTTGACGTGCATGTGGCCGAGGCCGAACCTGACACGGTTCACGTCATCCAGCGCGATGCGGTTTACGCGGCCAGGGGCAATGTGGTGGGGGCTGAAACCCTGACCACGGTGGCGGCGCCCGCCAATGGCCTGTGGCTGTGGCTGACCGAGGTCGAGGTGTCGGGCAGTCCCGCCAAAAGCGCCGCCAAAAGCGCAATCGTCGCCTTTGGCGATTCGATCACCGATGGCTACCACCAGAAGCCGGACGCCAATACGGCCTGGCCCGACGTGCTGGCGCAAAGGCTGGCGGCAGCGGGTACGCCGATGGGTGTTATCAATGCCGGGATAGCTGGCAACCGGCTGCTGCACGATGGCCAGTGGCCGCCCTTTGGCGCGGCGGGCCTGGCGCGCTTCGACCGCGATGTGCTGGCCCAGCCCAATATTTCGAGCGTGATCGTGCTGATCGGCATCAATGATATTGGCCAGGTGATGCAAGGGGTTTCTGATCCCGAATACGAATCGGCGGACGCTATCGAGGCGGGCCTGACGCAACTGGCCCTGCGCGCCCATGAGCGCGGGCTGAAGATCTACGCCGCCACCCTGACGCCGTTTAAGAATACGACGATCAAGAACTATTATACCGACGACAAGGAAGCCATCCGCGTGGCGGTCAATAACTGGATTCGCACGCAAAAGGTTTTTGACGGCGTCACCGATTTCGACAAGGCGGTCGAAGACCCGGCCCATCCCGGCCAGATGTTGCCCGTATTCGATTCCGGCGATCACCTGCATCCCGGTGCGGCGGGCGAGGCGGCGATGGCCGCTGCCATACCGCTGGCGGAATTACGCTGA
- a CDS encoding 2-keto-4-pentenoate hydratase, whose product MTDSIADRFIEARRAARALPAYPGDVPANLSESYALQERAIGLWNRPVIGWKIGRLAPEKQAEHATERLAGPVFDTLFKPYTGETVEISVFSGGFAAVEAEFVFRIGKNADPAKTDYSEAEALALVDGMFAGIEMAGSPLATINALGPTVVASDFGNNFGLILGPQLITLTPDMPVADFQPEALTAWRAVTEMDGQVVGEGGLFTMPGGPLKAIGWLAGHLAQRGRPLTKGQLITSGATTGIHDIVAGQASSVRFHVPGQSDIVLSLHTTALTAGHAVLA is encoded by the coding sequence ATGACCGATTCCATCGCCGACCGCTTCATCGAAGCCCGCCGCGCCGCCCGCGCCCTGCCCGCCTATCCCGGTGATGTGCCGGCGAATTTAAGCGAGTCCTACGCCCTTCAGGAACGCGCCATCGGCCTGTGGAACCGCCCGGTGATCGGCTGGAAGATCGGCCGTCTGGCACCCGAAAAACAGGCCGAACACGCCACCGAACGTCTGGCCGGGCCGGTTTTTGATACGCTTTTCAAGCCTTACACGGGTGAAACGGTCGAGATTTCGGTGTTTTCCGGCGGTTTTGCGGCGGTCGAGGCCGAGTTCGTTTTTCGTATCGGCAAGAATGCCGATCCGGCCAAAACCGATTATAGCGAAGCCGAAGCTCTGGCGCTGGTCGATGGCATGTTCGCCGGGATCGAGATGGCCGGATCGCCGCTGGCCACCATCAATGCGCTAGGCCCGACGGTCGTGGCCTCGGATTTCGGCAATAATTTCGGCCTGATTCTGGGGCCGCAGCTCATAACCCTCACCCCTGACATGCCGGTAGCGGATTTTCAGCCCGAAGCCCTGACCGCGTGGCGCGCCGTCACCGAAATGGACGGCCAGGTGGTCGGCGAAGGCGGGCTTTTCACCATGCCGGGCGGGCCGCTGAAAGCCATAGGCTGGCTGGCCGGACATCTGGCGCAGCGTGGCCGCCCGCTGACAAAGGGGCAACTGATCACTTCGGGCGCCACGACCGGTATTCACGACATCGTGGCCGGACAGGCCTCAAGCGTTCGTTTCCATGTCCCCGGCCAGAGCGATATTGTCCTGTCCCTGCATACCACGGCGCTTACTGCCGGTCATGCCGTGCTGGCGTAA
- a CDS encoding alpha-L-fucosidase, which produces MRKMQYYSTVAAVLLLTSAAHAATVLPKPDPMGVPASNLYDYGVMGPPASPEIVERALKGVDKPLPAGPYQPTWASIADHYTQAPWFSDAKFGIFIHWGVYSAAAHGNEWYEKHMYAGEGARWHEQHFGPQDKVGYKDLIPLFTAKNWHPDQWAKLFRAAGAKYVIPTAEHHDNFALWDSKVTPFNAVKMGPHRDLIGDLEKAVHAQGLKFGVSNHGMENFTFVNPDPALDAKLKSEKADLYDPKWADFYHVADRSNAAMAAFLADWVNRNLELIDDYHPDILWWDNGVNLRVLDPLKKYVAAYYYNRGVAWGQPVSLSTKYIAMAPSNDDTQQIGSLLDFEKVGKRSPTGIRRPEWQVDDTIGDTSWGYVEGLKIRSAATIIPLLIDTVAKGGNYVLNISPRADGVIPDDQQQTLLGIGKWLSRNGEAIYATRPWTQFGEGDWRFTRKDSTIYAIALTWPDADPVIKALGTQVGQVASVALIGGGPVAFTQNADGLHLTLPAQRPDETAWAFRVVMRQAR; this is translated from the coding sequence ATGCGGAAAATGCAATATTATAGCACTGTGGCCGCCGTGCTGCTGCTGACCTCAGCCGCTCATGCCGCCACCGTTCTGCCCAAGCCCGATCCGATGGGCGTGCCCGCCTCAAACCTTTATGATTATGGCGTCATGGGGCCACCCGCCTCGCCGGAAATCGTCGAGCGCGCGCTTAAAGGCGTCGATAAGCCGCTGCCCGCCGGGCCTTATCAGCCGACATGGGCCTCGATTGCCGATCATTATACGCAAGCCCCCTGGTTTTCCGACGCCAAGTTCGGCATCTTCATCCACTGGGGTGTCTATTCGGCGGCGGCGCACGGCAATGAATGGTACGAAAAGCACATGTATGCCGGTGAGGGCGCGCGCTGGCACGAACAGCATTTCGGCCCGCAGGATAAGGTCGGCTACAAAGACCTGATCCCTTTGTTTACCGCCAAAAACTGGCATCCCGATCAGTGGGCGAAGCTGTTCAGGGCGGCGGGCGCGAAATACGTTATCCCGACCGCCGAACATCACGATAATTTCGCCCTGTGGGACTCAAAAGTGACGCCGTTCAACGCCGTTAAGATGGGGCCGCACCGCGACCTGATCGGCGATCTCGAAAAGGCCGTCCACGCGCAGGGCTTAAAGTTCGGCGTGTCCAATCATGGCATGGAGAATTTCACCTTCGTCAATCCCGACCCTGCTCTCGATGCGAAGCTTAAAAGCGAAAAGGCTGATCTCTATGATCCGAAATGGGCGGATTTTTATCATGTCGCCGACCGCTCCAATGCGGCCATGGCGGCCTTTCTGGCCGACTGGGTCAACCGCAATCTCGAACTGATCGACGACTACCACCCCGATATTCTGTGGTGGGACAATGGCGTTAACTTGCGCGTTCTCGATCCGCTGAAGAAATATGTCGCCGCCTATTATTATAATCGTGGCGTCGCATGGGGCCAGCCGGTCAGCCTGTCCACCAAATATATCGCGATGGCCCCGTCGAATGACGACACGCAGCAGATCGGCAGCCTGCTCGATTTCGAGAAGGTCGGCAAGCGTTCGCCCACGGGCATCCGCCGCCCGGAATGGCAGGTCGATGACACGATTGGCGACACCTCATGGGGCTATGTCGAGGGCTTAAAAATCCGTTCCGCCGCCACGATTATCCCGCTGCTGATCGACACAGTGGCCAAGGGCGGCAATTATGTGCTCAATATTTCGCCGCGCGCCGATGGCGTCATCCCCGATGATCAGCAGCAAACCCTGCTCGGTATCGGCAAATGGCTGTCGCGCAATGGCGAGGCCATCTACGCCACCCGCCCGTGGACGCAATTCGGTGAGGGGGACTGGCGCTTTACTCGCAAAGACAGCACGATCTACGCCATTGCCCTGACATGGCCAGACGCTGATCCGGTGATCAAGGCGCTGGGCACGCAGGTCGGGCAGGTGGCTTCGGTTGCGCTGATCGGCGGCGGCCCTGTCGCTTTCACGCAAAACGCCGATGGCCTGCACCTGACCTTGCCTGCGCAAAGGCCCGATGAGACGGCGTGGGCCTTCCGCGTGGTGATGCGCCAGGCGAGATGA
- a CDS encoding glycoside hydrolase family 28 protein: protein MFNRRHLLLSGGAGLLAVPSFMNRRAFAAPLSAGMFNIRDFGAKGDGVNMDSGAINTAIDEAARRGGGTVFFPAGTYASYSIRLKSHVTLYLDQGAVLLAASVPLEGTTTGGYDAAEPQDPAYEAFQDYGHNHWHNSLIWAENQHDMAILGDGMIWGKGLSRGHPDPDLPRADLPGVGNKSIAFKNCFNVELRDFKILQGGWFGLLATGVDNLVIDNLIVDTNRDGFDIDCCKNVRVSNCTVNSPYDDAIVPKSSFALGYARVTENVTISDCAVSGSYVVGSVLDGTFRPTGPGQGYTTGRIKCGTESNGGFKNITISNCVFDQCQGLALESEDGAILEDITITNITMRGITSAPLFLRLGRRMRGPKGAAIGSIKRVLINNITSSGASPLPSILAGIDGHPVSDIQISHVYFEQAGGGDAAMKALNPPEKADQYPEPGMFGPLPATGFFIRHAANIDLSHVEIAVKAADARPAFWLQDVEGFDGSFLKVPTGAPAFHLDRVTGFRTFGSRAITDRQMDVTTPVDI, encoded by the coding sequence ATGTTCAACCGTCGTCATCTGCTGCTGAGCGGCGGGGCGGGCCTTCTGGCCGTGCCGTCATTCATGAACCGCCGTGCCTTCGCCGCCCCTTTAAGCGCAGGCATGTTCAATATCCGCGATTTCGGTGCGAAGGGCGATGGCGTCAATATGGATTCCGGCGCGATCAATACCGCCATCGACGAGGCGGCCAGACGCGGCGGCGGCACGGTCTTCTTTCCGGCGGGCACCTATGCCAGCTATTCGATCCGCCTGAAAAGCCACGTCACCCTCTATCTTGATCAGGGCGCGGTGCTGCTGGCGGCCTCGGTGCCGCTGGAAGGCACGACGACAGGCGGTTACGACGCCGCCGAGCCACAAGACCCGGCCTATGAGGCCTTTCAGGATTACGGCCATAATCACTGGCATAATTCGCTGATCTGGGCCGAAAACCAGCACGACATGGCCATTCTGGGTGATGGCATGATCTGGGGCAAGGGCTTGAGCCGCGGCCACCCTGACCCAGACCTGCCGCGCGCCGATCTGCCCGGCGTCGGCAATAAATCCATCGCCTTCAAGAACTGTTTCAATGTCGAACTGCGCGATTTCAAGATCCTGCAAGGCGGCTGGTTCGGCCTTTTGGCCACCGGCGTCGATAATCTGGTCATCGACAATCTGATCGTCGATACCAACCGCGACGGCTTCGACATCGACTGTTGCAAGAATGTGCGCGTATCGAACTGCACCGTCAATTCACCCTATGATGACGCCATCGTGCCCAAATCCTCGTTTGCGCTCGGCTATGCGCGTGTCACTGAAAATGTCACCATTTCCGACTGCGCCGTCAGCGGCAGCTATGTCGTCGGCTCGGTGCTGGACGGCACCTTCCGTCCCACCGGCCCCGGCCAGGGATACACGACCGGCCGCATCAAGTGCGGCACGGAATCGAATGGCGGCTTCAAAAATATCACCATCTCGAACTGCGTCTTCGATCAGTGTCAGGGGCTGGCGCTCGAAAGCGAGGATGGTGCGATCCTAGAAGACATCACCATCACCAACATCACCATGCGCGGCATTACCTCGGCACCGCTGTTCCTGCGGCTGGGCCGCCGGATGCGCGGGCCGAAAGGTGCGGCCATCGGCTCGATCAAGCGTGTGCTGATCAATAATATCACCAGTTCGGGCGCATCCCCCCTGCCGTCCATTCTGGCGGGCATTGACGGCCATCCGGTCAGTGATATTCAGATCAGCCATGTCTATTTCGAGCAGGCGGGCGGCGGTGACGCGGCCATGAAGGCGCTTAATCCGCCGGAAAAGGCCGACCAGTACCCCGAACCCGGCATGTTCGGCCCGCTGCCCGCCACGGGCTTCTTCATCCGCCACGCCGCCAATATTGATCTCAGCCACGTCGAGATCGCGGTCAAGGCCGCCGATGCGCGCCCCGCCTTCTGGCTACAGGATGTCGAAGGTTTTGACGGCTCTTTTCTGAAAGTGCCGACGGGTGCGCCCGCCTTCCATCTCGACCGGGTAACGGGCTTTCGCACCTTCGGCAGCCGCGCCATCACCGACCGGCAGATGGACGTGACAACACCTGTGGATATCTAG